The proteins below come from a single Drosophila busckii strain San Diego stock center, stock number 13000-0081.31 chromosome X, ASM1175060v1, whole genome shotgun sequence genomic window:
- the LOC108605878 gene encoding nucleic acid dioxygenase ALKBH1, which produces MFKQSFKYYKQKTPLPDLQDVIDLDSYGDNPGIAARPWFTLVNPMSICELNKNKAAELALPVGLKPTHAWQCYTLMQHPGLIVIRNPFMALGQRYWMSRCLRDYPQKPNISNLDANPAMADFSTDWWMELQRSTDKQAKQRIKTSMRWTTLGYHHNWDTKVYDEAMHNKFPDDLKALCQFFSLAIGFANYEPQAAIVNYYPIGTTLSGHTDHSELNLKAPLFSFSFGQAAIFLIGGTTVDEKPSALFLRSGDVLVMSEQSRLCYHAVPRILPTDLKPWNDCLPPTKDDDKAVGHCMDTVLYSNVYDDQFWLPFEDYITDSRINVNVRQVLEFGKTEFK; this is translated from the exons ATGTTTAAACAATCTTTTAAGTATTATAAGCAGAAAACACCGCTGCCCGATCTACAGGATGTAATTGATTTAGATTCATATGGAGATAATCCCGGTATCGCTGCTCGACCATGGTTCACT CTGGTAAATCCCATGAGCATCTGTgaattgaacaaaaataagGCTGCAGAGCTAGCACTACCTGTTGGTTTGAAACCAACGCACGCATGGCAGTGTTATACGCTAATGCAACATCCTGGCCTGATTGTCATACGGAATCCATTTATGGCCTTGGGCCAGCGTTATTGGATGAGTCGCTGTCTACGTGACTATCCGCAGAAACCAAACATATCCAACTTGGATGCAAATCCTGCAATGGCAGATTTTTCAACGGACTGGTGGATGGAGCTGCAGCGTTCTACggacaagcaagcaaaacaacgTATTAAAACTTCTATGCGTTGGACGACATTGGGCTATCACCACAATTGGGATACCAAGGTGTACGATGAGgcaatgcacaacaaatttcCAGATGATTTAAAAGCTCTATGCCAATTCTTTTCACTTGCCATTGGATTTGCCAATTATGAGCCACAGGCTGCTATTGTCAATTACTATCCAATTGGTACTACTTTATCTGGGCACACAGATCATTCGGAGTTGAACCTCAAAGCTCCCTTGTTTTCCTTTAG TTTTGGACAAGCTGCTATATTTCTTATAGGCGGCACCACCGTAGACGAAAAGCCCTCAGCGCTGTTTCTTCGTAGTGGAGACGTTTTAGTCATGTCGGAACAGTCCAGACTCTGCTATCACGCAGTTCCACGCATCCTACCAACGGACTTAAAGCCCTGGAATGACTGTCTACCACCAACCAAAGATGATGATAAGGCTGTAGGACATTGCATGGATACCGTGTTGTACAGCAATGTTTATGACGATCAATTTTGGCTGCCATTTGAGGACTATATAACTGACTCGCGTATCAATGTAAATGTTCGTCAAGTACTAGAATTTGGCAAAACCGAATTTAAATAA
- the LOC108605485 gene encoding ran-binding protein 16 isoform X1, which yields MEIQQLEILCKQLYEATDSIIRSDAEKRLVTFVNSQDALPKCQLLLDRANSSYAQLLAASTLTKLIQGLTLEQRIDIRSYALNYLATRPNLQHFVVQALVTLLAKITKFGWFDSYKGELVFQNLLEDVKKFLQGSAEHCTIGVQILSQLVSEMNSIVEPDGHLSFSKNRKIATSYRDQQLYDTFLLSCSLLITARENSKNLNFLDESQKSLISQVLRLTKNCLSFDFIGSSTDESADDMNNVQIPTAWRPAFLDSNTLKLFFDLYQILPNGLASYSLSCLVQMTSVRRSLFSNSERTKFLTNLVEGVRDILTNLHGLSDPDNYHEFCRLLARLKSNYQLGELIAVPCYPEAIDLIAKFTVQSLHMWLFAPNSVHYLLTLWQRMVASVPYVKSPDPHLLGTYTPEVIKAYIESRLDAVPLIVRDNMEDPLDDLCMVQQQLEQLSVIERCEYNKTCNLLVQHFDQKAREYENLIQTLNANPIDVTVHELQLTWLVYIIGSAIVGRLSVTTSDEHDNMDAELVIRVLQLMSLTDSRLPQTGCEKLELAILSFLDQVRKMHSSDQAQKATVYKRLSEVFGLNDEQMLLSFINRKIITNLKFWGRSEQIITKTLMLLTDLSVHFNSVRKLARLEEVQFMLTHHTSEHFPFLGTSSSPNEMRCRTMFYTSLSRLLMFDLGEDEERFYTFLTPLTNQFESLGTVLMDTNNIPNEEAKKAIIGLARDLRGLALPLNARVQYTMLFEWLYYTDYLPILLRAVELWAHEPAITTPVLKLFAELVHCRTQRLAGNVSSPMGILLFREASKLICIYGNRILHLEVANDQLYPMKLKGISICFLILKNALGGNYVNCCVFKLYGDDTLHNVLDIIAKLILSIRQSDLLEYPKLSSAYYNLLNCLSQDHVTYLAALEPRAFVYILESLAKGLAALAIDSSIYISCCTILDSIVSYIFKQLQLKVSTFPNKKIRNLTRENSQFLKVVEMNSELLQNMMSVLLNNVLAEDCRNQWSMSRPLLVLILLYEDYYRGLKESIIRGQPLEKQQTMAQWFDDLMLGIERNVSSKNKEKFTQNLSTFRRDVVNLPKTSTYGAENAYQVYTETSYSISV from the exons ATG GAAATTCAACAGCTTGAAATTTTGTGCAAGCAACTTTACGAAGCTACGGACTCTATTATACGGTCAGATGCTGAAAAGAGACTTGTTACGTTTGTAAATAGTCAGGATGCATTACCCAAGTGTCAGCTATTGTTGGATCGTGCTAATTCTAGCTATGCGCAGCTACTTGCTGCGTCTACACTCACCAAGCTAATACAAGGACTAACACTAGAGCAGCGTATTGATATACGTAGTTATGCCCTAAACTATTTGGCCACTCGGCcaaatttacaacattttgtggtGCAAGCACTTGTTACTTTATTGgcaaaaatcacaaaatttgGTTGGTTTGATTCCTATAAGGGTGAATTAGTATTTCAAAACTTGCTGGAAGATgtcaaaaagtttttgcag gGCTCTGCCGAACATTGCACAATCGGAGTGCAAATTCTCTCACAACTTGTTTCtgaaatgaattcaattgttGAGCCGGATGGTCATTTatcattttcaaaaaatcgTAAAATAGCTACATCCTACCGAGATCAACAGCTCTATGATACCTTCCTACTTTCCTGCTCACTTTTGATTACAGCACGTGAAAATAGTAAAAACTTGAATTTTTTGGACGAGTCTCAAAAGTC gTTAATATCACAAGTTTTGCGACTTACAAAGAATTGTCTGAGCTTTGACTTTATTGGTAGCTCTACAGATGAATCAGCAGACGATATGAACAATGTGCAG ATACCGACAGCCTGGCGTCCAGCATTTCTAGATAGCAACACGTTAAAgttgttttttgatttgtaCCAAATACTACCGAATGGACTGGCGAGCTACTCATTATCGTGTCTGGTGCAAATGACATCTGTAAGACGTTCTTTGTTTAGTAACTCGGAGCGTACGAAATTTCTAACCAATTTGGTTGAAGGTGTTAGAGATATACTTACCAATTTACAT GGCTTAAGTGATCCTGATAACTATCATGAGTTCTGCCGCTTGCTTGCGAGATTAAAGTCCAACTATCAGTTGGGTGAGCTAATTGCTGTACCTTGTTACCCTGAAGCCATAGATCTGATAGCCAAGTTCACCGTACAATCGTTGCAT ATGTGGCTCTTTGCACCAAACAGTGTGCATTATCTGCTGACACTTTGGCAACGCATGGTCGCTTCAGTACCGTATGTTAAATCACCGGATCCACATCTGCTTGGCACATATACGCCTGAAGTCATTAAAGCCTACATTGAGTCGCGTCTCGATGCGGTGCCGCTGATTGTGCGTGATAATATGGAGGATCCTTTGGATGATCTGTGTATGGTCCAGCAACAGCTTGAACAATTGTCCGTTATCGAGCGCTGCGAATACAACAAAACCTGCAATTTGCTAGTCCAGCATTTTGATCAAAAAGCACGCGAGTATGAGAATCTTATACAAACGCTCAACGCCAATCCGATTGATGTAACGGTGCATGAGTTGCAGCTAACGTGGCTGGTTTATATTATTGGCTCGGCTATTGTCGGCCGACTATCTGTGACGACTAGCGATGAGCACGACAACATGGACGCTGAGCTTGTCATACGCGTGCTGCAGCTGATGAGCTTAACTGACTCACGGTTACCTCAGACGGGCTGCGAGAAACTCGAATTGGCCATACTGAGCTTCTTGGATCAGGTGCGCAAGATGCACAGCAGCGATCAGGCACAGAAGGCCACTGTATACAAGCGACTGAGTGAAGTATTTGGACTGAATGATGAACAGATGCTCCTGAGTTTTATAAACCgcaaaat cataacaaatttaaagttttgggGTCGCTCTGAACAAATAATCACAAAAACTTTAATGCTATTAACTGATCTCTCTGTGCACTTTAATTCAGTGCGCAAGCTGGCGCGCCTGGAAGAAGTGCAATTCATGTTAACTCATCACACAAGCGAACATTTCCCATTTCTTGGCACGAGCTCCTCACCTAACGAAATGCGTTGCCGCACAATGTTTTATACATCACTTAGTCGCCTGCTAATGTTTGATTTGGGCGAGGACGAGGAACGTTTCTACACCTTCTTAACCCCACTTACTA ATCAATTCGAGTCATTAGGAACTGTACTAATGGACACGAATAATATCCCAAATGAAGAAGCTAAGAAAGCAATTATTGGCTTGGCGCGGGACCTTCGCGGACTGGCATTGCCCTTAAATGCTCGTGTACAATATACGATGCTTTTTGAATGGCT TTACTATACGGACTACCTACCAATTCTGCTACGCGCTGTTGAGCTGTGGGCACATGAGCCGGCTATAACAACTCCAGTTTTAAAGCTATTCGCTGAGCTCGTACATTGTCGCACGCAACGATTAGCCGGAAATGTATCCAGTCCCATGGGCATTTTGTTGTTCCGTGAGGCatcaaaattgatttgcatttatgGCAATCGAATTTTGCATCTGGAGGTCGCAAATGATCAGCTTTATCCCATGAAACTAAAAGGCATATCAATAtgctttttgattttaaagaACGCCCTTGGCGGtaattatgtaaattgttgcgtttttaaattgtatggTGACGACACTTTGCACAATGTGCTTGACATTATAGCCAAGCTAATACTTTCTATACGTCAGAGTGATTTATTG GAATATCCAAAACTATCATCggcttattataatttattaaactgtCTATCTCAAGATCATGTCACATATCTTGCTGCATTAGAGCCTCGTGCCTTTGTCTATATATTGGAAAGCTTGGCTAAAGGACTTGCAGCCTTAG ccatag ATTCCTCCATCTATATCAGTTGTTGTACAATTTTGGACAGCATTGTTTCCTACATATTTAAGCAGCTTCAATTAAAAg TTTCCACATttccaaacaaaaaaatacgcaATTTAACTCGTGAAAATTCCCAATTCCTAAAG GTGGTCGAAATGAACTCTGAGCTCCTACAGAACATGATGTCAGTGTTGTTAAACAATGTACTTGCTGAGGATTGCCGAAACCAATGGTCCATGTCCCGCCCTTTGCTAGTACTGATACTTCTCTATGAAGACTATTATCG GGGTCTGAAAGAAAGCATAATACGTGGGCAGCCGCTTGAAAAGCAGCAGACAATGGCGCAGTGGTTCGATGACTTAATGCTGGGCATAGAACGCAATGTTTCCAGCAAGAATAAAGAAAA attCACACAAAATTTGTCAACATTTCGACGTGACGTAGTTAATCTCCCAAAAACATCGACTTATGGAGCAG AAAATGCATACCAGGTGTACACAGAAACAAGCTATTCAATATCGGTGTAA
- the LOC108605485 gene encoding ran-binding protein 16 isoform X2, giving the protein MEIQQLEILCKQLYEATDSIIRSDAEKRLVTFVNSQDALPKCQLLLDRANSSYAQLLAASTLTKLIQGLTLEQRIDIRSYALNYLATRPNLQHFVVQALVTLLAKITKFGWFDSYKGELVFQNLLEDVKKFLQGSAEHCTIGVQILSQLVSEMNSIVEPDGHLSFSKNRKIATSYRDQQLYDTFLLSCSLLITARENSKNLNFLDESQKSLISQVLRLTKNCLSFDFIGSSTDESADDMNNVQIPTAWRPAFLDSNTLKLFFDLYQILPNGLASYSLSCLVQMTSVRRSLFSNSERTKFLTNLVEGVRDILTNLHGLSDPDNYHEFCRLLARLKSNYQLGELIAVPCYPEAIDLIAKFTVQSLHMWLFAPNSVHYLLTLWQRMVASVPYVKSPDPHLLGTYTPEVIKAYIESRLDAVPLIVRDNMEDPLDDLCMVQQQLEQLSVIERCEYNKTCNLLVQHFDQKAREYENLIQTLNANPIDVTVHELQLTWLVYIIGSAIVGRLSVTTSDEHDNMDAELVIRVLQLMSLTDSRLPQTGCEKLELAILSFLDQVRKMHSSDQAQKATVYKRLSEVFGLNDEQMLLSFINRKIITNLKFWGRSEQIITKTLMLLTDLSVHFNSVRKLARLEEVQFMLTHHTSEHFPFLGTSSSPNEMRCRTMFYTSLSRLLMFDLGEDEERFYTFLTPLTNQFESLGTVLMDTNNIPNEEAKKAIIGLARDLRGLALPLNARVQYTMLFEWLYYTDYLPILLRAVELWAHEPAITTPVLKLFAELVHCRTQRLAGNVSSPMGILLFREASKLICIYGNRILHLEVANDQLYPMKLKGISICFLILKNALGGNYVNCCVFKLYGDDTLHNVLDIIAKLILSIRQSDLLEYPKLSSAYYNLLNCLSQDHVTYLAALEPRAFVYILESLAKGLAALDSSIYISCCTILDSIVSYIFKQLQLKVSTFPNKKIRNLTRENSQFLKVVEMNSELLQNMMSVLLNNVLAEDCRNQWSMSRPLLVLILLYEDYYRGLKESIIRGQPLEKQQTMAQWFDDLMLGIERNVSSKNKEKFTQNLSTFRRDVVNLPKTSTYGAENAYQVYTETSYSISV; this is encoded by the exons ATG GAAATTCAACAGCTTGAAATTTTGTGCAAGCAACTTTACGAAGCTACGGACTCTATTATACGGTCAGATGCTGAAAAGAGACTTGTTACGTTTGTAAATAGTCAGGATGCATTACCCAAGTGTCAGCTATTGTTGGATCGTGCTAATTCTAGCTATGCGCAGCTACTTGCTGCGTCTACACTCACCAAGCTAATACAAGGACTAACACTAGAGCAGCGTATTGATATACGTAGTTATGCCCTAAACTATTTGGCCACTCGGCcaaatttacaacattttgtggtGCAAGCACTTGTTACTTTATTGgcaaaaatcacaaaatttgGTTGGTTTGATTCCTATAAGGGTGAATTAGTATTTCAAAACTTGCTGGAAGATgtcaaaaagtttttgcag gGCTCTGCCGAACATTGCACAATCGGAGTGCAAATTCTCTCACAACTTGTTTCtgaaatgaattcaattgttGAGCCGGATGGTCATTTatcattttcaaaaaatcgTAAAATAGCTACATCCTACCGAGATCAACAGCTCTATGATACCTTCCTACTTTCCTGCTCACTTTTGATTACAGCACGTGAAAATAGTAAAAACTTGAATTTTTTGGACGAGTCTCAAAAGTC gTTAATATCACAAGTTTTGCGACTTACAAAGAATTGTCTGAGCTTTGACTTTATTGGTAGCTCTACAGATGAATCAGCAGACGATATGAACAATGTGCAG ATACCGACAGCCTGGCGTCCAGCATTTCTAGATAGCAACACGTTAAAgttgttttttgatttgtaCCAAATACTACCGAATGGACTGGCGAGCTACTCATTATCGTGTCTGGTGCAAATGACATCTGTAAGACGTTCTTTGTTTAGTAACTCGGAGCGTACGAAATTTCTAACCAATTTGGTTGAAGGTGTTAGAGATATACTTACCAATTTACAT GGCTTAAGTGATCCTGATAACTATCATGAGTTCTGCCGCTTGCTTGCGAGATTAAAGTCCAACTATCAGTTGGGTGAGCTAATTGCTGTACCTTGTTACCCTGAAGCCATAGATCTGATAGCCAAGTTCACCGTACAATCGTTGCAT ATGTGGCTCTTTGCACCAAACAGTGTGCATTATCTGCTGACACTTTGGCAACGCATGGTCGCTTCAGTACCGTATGTTAAATCACCGGATCCACATCTGCTTGGCACATATACGCCTGAAGTCATTAAAGCCTACATTGAGTCGCGTCTCGATGCGGTGCCGCTGATTGTGCGTGATAATATGGAGGATCCTTTGGATGATCTGTGTATGGTCCAGCAACAGCTTGAACAATTGTCCGTTATCGAGCGCTGCGAATACAACAAAACCTGCAATTTGCTAGTCCAGCATTTTGATCAAAAAGCACGCGAGTATGAGAATCTTATACAAACGCTCAACGCCAATCCGATTGATGTAACGGTGCATGAGTTGCAGCTAACGTGGCTGGTTTATATTATTGGCTCGGCTATTGTCGGCCGACTATCTGTGACGACTAGCGATGAGCACGACAACATGGACGCTGAGCTTGTCATACGCGTGCTGCAGCTGATGAGCTTAACTGACTCACGGTTACCTCAGACGGGCTGCGAGAAACTCGAATTGGCCATACTGAGCTTCTTGGATCAGGTGCGCAAGATGCACAGCAGCGATCAGGCACAGAAGGCCACTGTATACAAGCGACTGAGTGAAGTATTTGGACTGAATGATGAACAGATGCTCCTGAGTTTTATAAACCgcaaaat cataacaaatttaaagttttgggGTCGCTCTGAACAAATAATCACAAAAACTTTAATGCTATTAACTGATCTCTCTGTGCACTTTAATTCAGTGCGCAAGCTGGCGCGCCTGGAAGAAGTGCAATTCATGTTAACTCATCACACAAGCGAACATTTCCCATTTCTTGGCACGAGCTCCTCACCTAACGAAATGCGTTGCCGCACAATGTTTTATACATCACTTAGTCGCCTGCTAATGTTTGATTTGGGCGAGGACGAGGAACGTTTCTACACCTTCTTAACCCCACTTACTA ATCAATTCGAGTCATTAGGAACTGTACTAATGGACACGAATAATATCCCAAATGAAGAAGCTAAGAAAGCAATTATTGGCTTGGCGCGGGACCTTCGCGGACTGGCATTGCCCTTAAATGCTCGTGTACAATATACGATGCTTTTTGAATGGCT TTACTATACGGACTACCTACCAATTCTGCTACGCGCTGTTGAGCTGTGGGCACATGAGCCGGCTATAACAACTCCAGTTTTAAAGCTATTCGCTGAGCTCGTACATTGTCGCACGCAACGATTAGCCGGAAATGTATCCAGTCCCATGGGCATTTTGTTGTTCCGTGAGGCatcaaaattgatttgcatttatgGCAATCGAATTTTGCATCTGGAGGTCGCAAATGATCAGCTTTATCCCATGAAACTAAAAGGCATATCAATAtgctttttgattttaaagaACGCCCTTGGCGGtaattatgtaaattgttgcgtttttaaattgtatggTGACGACACTTTGCACAATGTGCTTGACATTATAGCCAAGCTAATACTTTCTATACGTCAGAGTGATTTATTG GAATATCCAAAACTATCATCggcttattataatttattaaactgtCTATCTCAAGATCATGTCACATATCTTGCTGCATTAGAGCCTCGTGCCTTTGTCTATATATTGGAAAGCTTGGCTAAAGGACTTGCAGCCTTAG ATTCCTCCATCTATATCAGTTGTTGTACAATTTTGGACAGCATTGTTTCCTACATATTTAAGCAGCTTCAATTAAAAg TTTCCACATttccaaacaaaaaaatacgcaATTTAACTCGTGAAAATTCCCAATTCCTAAAG GTGGTCGAAATGAACTCTGAGCTCCTACAGAACATGATGTCAGTGTTGTTAAACAATGTACTTGCTGAGGATTGCCGAAACCAATGGTCCATGTCCCGCCCTTTGCTAGTACTGATACTTCTCTATGAAGACTATTATCG GGGTCTGAAAGAAAGCATAATACGTGGGCAGCCGCTTGAAAAGCAGCAGACAATGGCGCAGTGGTTCGATGACTTAATGCTGGGCATAGAACGCAATGTTTCCAGCAAGAATAAAGAAAA attCACACAAAATTTGTCAACATTTCGACGTGACGTAGTTAATCTCCCAAAAACATCGACTTATGGAGCAG AAAATGCATACCAGGTGTACACAGAAACAAGCTATTCAATATCGGTGTAA